In Candidatus Sodalis pierantonius str. SOPE, one DNA window encodes the following:
- a CDS encoding IS5 family transposase: protein MSKQAPAWTESTPPEHRGRPLHYTDMAIATVLMIKRVFNLSLRALQGFVDAIFKLMGLSLRCPDYSLVRRRAKTVDISIKTPTRGEISHLVIDGTGLKIFGEGEWKVRQHGAERRRVWRKLHLAVDSATHEIICADLSLSGTTDAQALPGLINQTHRKIREASADSAYDTRYCHDALLRKKIKPLIPPRSGAQYWPARYHERNHAVANQHLSGNNDTWKKKVGYHRRSLAETAMFRFKTLLGSHLSLHDYDAQVGEAMAMVKALNRITLLGMPNSVRIM, encoded by the coding sequence ATTTCTAAACAGGCTCCTGCATGGACTGAGAGTACACCACCTGAACATCGTGGCCGGCCGCTTCACTACACCGATATGGCCATTGCCACGGTTCTGATGATAAAGCGCGTGTTTAACCTTTCGCTCCGGGCGTTACAGGGTTTCGTTGACGCGATTTTTAAACTGATGGGGCTGTCGCTGCGCTGCCCAGATTACTCTCTGGTCAGACGGCGAGCAAAAACCGTCGACATCAGCATAAAAACGCCAACCCGCGGCGAAATCTCACACCTGGTCATCGATGGCACCGGCCTGAAAATCTTCGGCGAAGGCGAATGGAAAGTCAGGCAGCATGGGGCTGAGAGGCGCAGAGTATGGCGCAAGCTTCATCTGGCAGTAGATAGCGCGACACATGAAATTATCTGTGCCGATTTATCGCTAAGCGGTACGACAGATGCGCAGGCGCTGCCCGGGCTGATTAACCAAACCCACCGGAAAATCAGGGAAGCGTCGGCTGACAGTGCTTACGATACGCGTTACTGTCATGATGCTCTGCTGAGGAAAAAAATAAAGCCGCTTATCCCACCGCGAAGTGGTGCGCAATATTGGCCAGCTCGATACCATGAGCGTAACCATGCGGTGGCAAATCAGCATCTGAGCGGCAATAACGATACCTGGAAAAAGAAAGTAGGTTATCACCGGCGTTCACTGGCTGAAACGGCCATGTTTCGGTTTAAAACACTTCTGGGTAGTCATCTGAGTCTGCATGACTATGACGCGCAGGTAGGTGAGGCTATGGCAATGGTCAAAGCGCTTAACCGGATCACGCTGTTAGGAATGCCAAACAGCGTCCGCATCATGTAA
- a CDS encoding tyrosine-type recombinase/integrase, which yields MGLSLSDVLEKFRALNHGVSHIVADEKYSMFAKRTISEAFMKARRASGLTWEDTAPYFHEIRSLAARLYTEEKGKDYAQKLLGHKSSEMTDKYRDVRGAEWTEV from the coding sequence TTGGGGCTTTCTCTTTCTGATGTTCTGGAGAAATTTAGAGCATTAAATCATGGAGTTTCCCATATAGTAGCTGACGAAAAATATAGTATGTTTGCTAAAAGAACAATTTCCGAAGCATTTATGAAAGCTCGCCGTGCCTCTGGATTGACGTGGGAGGATACCGCTCCTTATTTTCACGAAATCAGAAGTTTGGCAGCACGCTTGTATACAGAGGAAAAAGGAAAAGATTATGCTCAAAAACTGTTAGGACATAAGTCATCCGAGATGACTGATAAGTACCGGGATGTAAGAGGTGCGGAGTGGACGGAGGTATGA
- the tpx gene encoding thiol peroxidase, producing the protein MSQTITLKGQPVTVAGTFLAPGAKAPDFLLVATDLSDVTLKSYTGKRKVLNIFPSVDTGTCATSVRKFNQLAGSLDNTLVLCISADLPFAQKRFCGTEGLERVIALSTLRDPAFRQHYGVAIDDGPMKGLAARAVVVLDEHDSVIYSQLVGEIATEPDYDAAHAALHA; encoded by the coding sequence ATGTCACAGACTATTACTTTGAAAGGCCAGCCGGTGACCGTAGCCGGTACGTTTTTGGCGCCGGGTGCCAAAGCGCCGGATTTTTTACTGGTCGCCACCGATTTGTCCGATGTGACCTTGAAAAGTTACACCGGAAAACGCAAGGTTCTTAATATATTCCCGAGCGTGGACACCGGCACCTGCGCAACGTCGGTCCGCAAGTTCAATCAATTGGCGGGATCGCTCGACAATACGCTGGTACTCTGCATCTCCGCCGACCTGCCGTTTGCTCAGAAACGATTTTGCGGCACCGAGGGGCTAGAGCGGGTCATCGCCCTGTCTACTCTGCGCGACCCGGCATTCCGCCAGCATTATGGTGTAGCGATAGACGATGGACCGATGAAAGGTTTGGCGGCGCGCGCGGTGGTGGTATTGGACGAACACGACAGCGTCATTTACAGCCAACTGGTCGGCGAAATTGCCACAGAACCGGATTACGATGCGGCGCACGCCGCGCTGCACGCCTGA
- the tyrR gene encoding transcriptional regulator TyrR gives MRLEVACQDRLGLVREILDLLVSRTINLRGIGVVAAGRVYLNFTQLEFDVFRSLMAEIRRIDGVTDVRTVAFVPTERDSRAMQAILAAMPEAVLSIDLKGRVALSNPAAALLFNLSEEKLAGQSVSSLVGGFDFNRWLEDARPQPAAERVVIAGQDFLLDITPVQLPGDDGNIATVGGVVMLKSAVRMDRQLKDHSVHDDSAFSHLLASSERMRQVINHARKLAMLGAPLLIMGETGTGKDLLAHACHLRSARGRKPFLALNCAALPDEVAESELFGHAAGAYPNALESKRGFFEQADGGSVLLDEIAEMSPRMQNKLLRFLNDGTFRRVGEDKEMHVDVRVICTTQKNLLELVRDGHFREDLYYRLNVLTLTIPPLRERPEDIMPLASMFVARFCDEQGVALPRLAPDLAATLTLYPWPGNVRQLKNALYRAMAQREGATLCAEDIDLPDFSQALTLTDDLLDGSLDDISKRFERSVLTRLYGAYPSTRKLAKRLGVSHTAIANKLREYGLSGKKTDEDPAI, from the coding sequence ATGCGTTTAGAAGTAGCTTGTCAGGACCGTTTGGGCCTGGTGCGGGAAATATTGGATTTACTGGTGTCGCGTACAATCAATTTGCGCGGCATCGGGGTCGTCGCCGCCGGGCGCGTTTATCTTAATTTTACGCAGTTGGAATTCGATGTGTTCCGCTCATTGATGGCGGAGATTCGCCGGATAGACGGCGTGACCGATGTGCGTACCGTCGCTTTTGTGCCCACCGAACGCGACTCGCGCGCGATGCAGGCCATTCTTGCCGCCATGCCGGAAGCCGTATTGTCTATCGATCTCAAAGGTCGGGTCGCACTGTCCAACCCGGCGGCGGCGCTCTTGTTCAATCTCAGCGAAGAGAAACTCGCCGGCCAGTCTGTATCCTCGCTGGTGGGCGGTTTTGATTTCAATCGGTGGCTGGAGGATGCCCGGCCGCAGCCGGCCGCCGAACGGGTCGTGATTGCCGGTCAGGATTTCCTGCTGGATATCACCCCCGTGCAATTGCCGGGGGACGACGGCAATATCGCCACCGTCGGCGGTGTGGTCATGTTGAAATCGGCGGTGCGCATGGACCGGCAATTAAAAGACCATTCCGTTCACGACGACAGCGCGTTCAGTCACCTGCTGGCCAGCAGCGAGCGTATGCGCCAGGTTATCAATCACGCCCGAAAGCTGGCGATGCTGGGCGCGCCGCTGCTGATCATGGGCGAAACCGGTACCGGTAAAGATTTGTTAGCGCACGCCTGCCATCTGCGCAGCGCCCGTGGCCGTAAGCCCTTTTTGGCGCTCAATTGTGCCGCCTTGCCCGACGAAGTGGCCGAAAGCGAGCTGTTTGGCCATGCCGCCGGCGCTTATCCCAACGCGCTCGAGAGTAAAAGAGGCTTTTTTGAACAGGCGGACGGCGGGTCGGTGCTGTTGGATGAGATAGCGGAAATGTCGCCGCGCATGCAAAATAAGTTATTGCGCTTTCTCAATGACGGCACCTTCCGGCGCGTGGGGGAAGACAAGGAAATGCACGTGGATGTGCGGGTCATTTGCACCACGCAGAAAAATCTTCTGGAGCTGGTACGGGACGGCCATTTCCGCGAAGACTTGTATTATCGCCTGAATGTGCTCACCTTGACTATCCCGCCGTTGCGCGAGCGCCCCGAAGATATCATGCCGCTGGCATCGATGTTCGTCGCCCGTTTCTGCGACGAACAAGGGGTGGCGCTGCCGCGTTTGGCGCCGGATCTGGCCGCCACGTTGACGCTTTATCCCTGGCCGGGCAACGTGCGACAGTTGAAAAATGCGCTGTATCGCGCCATGGCGCAGCGGGAAGGGGCGACATTATGCGCCGAGGATATTGACCTGCCCGACTTCAGCCAGGCGCTGACGTTGACGGACGATCTCTTGGACGGTTCGCTGGATGACATCAGCAAACGGTTCGAGCGTTCCGTGTTGACGCGCCTCTATGGTGCCTATCCCAGTACCCGCAAATTGGCGAAACGGCTGGGGGTATCTCATACCGCCATTGCCAATAAATTACGGGAATATGGTTTGAGCGGCAAGAAAACGGATGAGGATCCCGCGATCTAG
- a CDS encoding YcjF family protein yields the protein MTDPIRPRIDFDSPLNEPEALRLRAARHFTHADSEGFVPHPSEVAEDDTGKPEALLTHALTLKRNLWRRMVVAGVGLLALSSVAQGIGAFVTAWQQQWFSLGALTAGGIIVLAALGAICGEWRRLYRLRERVTLRDHAADLLKSHALGEGRAFCQRLAAQAGIDADHPALQRWQAALHDSQSDREVVALYARLVQPVIDRQVRLTISRFAAESTLLVAVSPLALVDMSFIAWRNFRLVNRIAALYGIELGYFSRIRLFRLVLVNIAFAGISEWVREIGMDSVSQDLTARLSARAAQGMGAGLLTARLGLKAMELCRPLPWLPGEKPRLGEFHRELVGQLKSALDKRSSAG from the coding sequence ATGACCGATCCTATCCGACCGCGTATTGATTTTGATTCGCCGCTGAACGAGCCTGAGGCGCTGCGCCTGCGCGCCGCCAGGCACTTTACTCACGCCGACAGCGAGGGGTTTGTGCCCCATCCTTCGGAGGTAGCGGAAGACGACACCGGCAAGCCTGAGGCGCTGCTCACCCACGCGTTGACGCTAAAACGCAACCTGTGGCGGCGGATGGTGGTGGCGGGTGTAGGCCTATTGGCGCTCAGCAGCGTCGCGCAGGGCATCGGCGCTTTCGTAACCGCCTGGCAGCAGCAGTGGTTCAGCCTGGGTGCGCTCACAGCCGGTGGCATCATCGTGCTGGCGGCCCTCGGCGCGATTTGCGGCGAATGGCGCAGGCTTTACCGCCTGCGCGAAAGGGTGACGCTACGCGATCATGCGGCGGACCTGCTAAAAAGCCATGCGTTAGGCGAGGGGCGGGCGTTTTGCCAGCGGCTTGCCGCCCAGGCGGGCATCGACGCCGATCATCCCGCGCTGCAACGCTGGCAGGCCGCGCTGCACGATAGCCAGAGCGATCGGGAAGTGGTGGCGCTTTACGCCAGATTGGTCCAGCCGGTCATTGACCGCCAGGTGCGGCTCACTATCAGCCGATTTGCGGCGGAATCGACGCTGTTGGTCGCCGTTAGCCCGCTGGCGCTGGTGGACATGAGCTTTATCGCTTGGCGTAATTTCCGCTTGGTGAACCGTATAGCCGCGCTTTACGGTATTGAGTTGGGTTATTTCAGCCGCATCCGGCTGTTCCGGCTGGTGCTGGTGAATATCGCTTTTGCCGGTATTAGCGAATGGGTACGGGAAATCGGTATGGACTCGGTATCCCAAGATCTCACGGCCCGGCTCTCTGCCCGCGCCGCGCAGGGAATGGGGGCAGGGTTGCTGACGGCCCGGCTGGGGCTGAAGGCAATGGAACTGTGCCGGCCGCTACCGTGGTTGCCCGGTGAAAAACCGCGCCTCGGTGAGTTCCACCGCGAATTGGTGGGCCAGTTAAAATCCGCGTTGGACAAGCGTTCCTCCGCCGGCTGA
- a CDS encoding energy transducer TonB, which yields MALTILNQTHRFSWPFIASAGLHASLVAGLLYATVPPMSLPSAVEQPMTVMLVAPEPQQAPPVEQPPDPQPVAPEPEVAPQPVPEPEPEPVPEPPAPVQVPKPVPKPKPKPKPERHREIKPRTPKPETRPASPAPSAPRATFRTDPIYPPRASALGIEGRVSVMYDVDAEGRVENIRIVSAQPRNMFERGIRLAMRRWTYETGKPTANMTVNFQFDIKGVSSGE from the coding sequence ATGGCGTTAACTATTTTGAATCAGACTCATCGCTTTTCCTGGCCGTTTATTGCGTCTGCCGGATTACACGCCTCTTTGGTCGCAGGATTACTTTATGCCACGGTCCCGCCGATGAGTTTACCTTCCGCCGTCGAGCAGCCCATGACCGTTATGCTGGTGGCGCCCGAACCGCAGCAGGCGCCGCCGGTTGAGCAACCGCCCGATCCGCAACCTGTGGCGCCGGAGCCGGAAGTTGCGCCGCAGCCCGTTCCTGAGCCGGAACCCGAACCTGTACCCGAGCCTCCGGCGCCGGTACAGGTGCCCAAACCCGTGCCGAAGCCCAAGCCAAAACCCAAACCCGAGCGGCACCGGGAGATCAAGCCGCGGACGCCAAAACCCGAGACGCGCCCGGCATCGCCCGCCCCCAGCGCGCCGCGGGCGACGTTTCGCACCGACCCTATTTATCCTCCGCGGGCCAGTGCGTTAGGGATTGAGGGCCGTGTTAGTGTGATGTATGACGTTGATGCCGAGGGTCGGGTGGAAAATATACGTATCGTTTCGGCCCAGCCGCGCAATATGTTCGAGCGCGGTATTCGTTTAGCGATGCGCCGCTGGACCTATGAGACCGGCAAGCCCACCGCTAATATGACGGTCAATTTCCAATTTGATATTAAGGGCGTCAGCAGCGGCGAATAG